GCACGAGCCGGCGGCCGTCGGGGCTGAAGCCGCCGGGACGCTGCGTCCCGGCTCCGAGCCCGCGCTTGTCGGTCCCGTCGGGCCGGACGAGCTTGACCCCGCTCGCCGTGTCGTAGGCGATGTAGCCGTCGGCGTCGCCCGGCGGCGCAGCGCTCGCCGGCGCGGCCAGCGCCAGCGCGGTGATGGCTGCGAGCCCGCAGCCGATGGTCCTGCGCATCCCGACGTCCCCCTTCGTCCGATGTCCCTGCCGGGCGAGCGTAGACGAGCTCCGACGCTCCGGACGACCGGCGATCAGCCGCCCGTCTCCTCGCGGCACCGTCATCGATACGGTCCGGCGCCGCATGAGCGACCCGATCTTCCGCATGGTCTGCGTCCCCGGCGCCCTCCTCGGGACGCCCGAGGGCTGGGCCGCCGACCTGCTGACCGAGGGCGAGCTCGTCCTCGCCGCCGGCCCGGGCGGCCTCGAGGACGTCGACCGCGTCCTGCACGCGCTGGACTTCTGGACCGCGAAGGTCGTGCGCACCGAGGCCGACACGGCGACGCAGGAGCAGACCGTCATGGCCTACACGAGCCGCTACGCCCTCGTCTGGGTCGCGCCGAGCTTCAGCGACAAGGCCCGCGAGTGGGCGACCCGCCGCGGCCCGATGACCCTCCTCGTCGAGACCGACACGACGCTGCCCGACGCCGAGCGCTCGCGCATCGAGCGCTTCGTCGCGCTGCTCGGGCGCCAGGCCGAGTAGCGCGCGGATCGCCGTGGCTCAGCGGCGCTGACCCTGGACGAGGTCCTCGGCCGTGAGCCGCGTCACCCGTGGGTCGGGTGCCAGCCGTGCCGTCCACGCGACCTTCCCGTTCTTGCCGACGTGCTCCAGGGCGACCTCGACGGGCATCTCCAGCGCCTCCTGCGGCGCGTAGTCGAAGGAGAGCCGGATGGCGAGCAGGACGTCGCAGGGCTCGGTGACGGCGCCGATGATCGTGCGGGGCCGCTCGGGCGTCGCGCGCAGCGTCTTCACCTGCACGCGGCGCCCCCGCTGGTCGACGAGGTCGTAGCCCGGCGTGAACGCGTCGGCCAGGTCCACGCCGTAGTAGCGGGCGGCGATCTGCTCGCCGAGGTCACCGACGAGCACCCGGCTGCGCACGACGCCCAGCTCGATGAGCTCTCCGATCGCCGCGTGGCGCTCGCGCTCGGCCGCGCGCAGGCGCGCCATCGCCCGGTCGACTGCATCCACGCCGCGAGACCTACCCAGAAACGCGAAGACCCCGGTAGAGGCCCGGGGTCATCGCAGTACCGCCACGGGGATTCGAACCCCGGTTTCCGCCGTGAGAGGGCGGCGTCCTAGTCCCCTAGACGATGGCGGCAGGACGGCGGTCAGCGTAGCAAAGGGGCGCCGCCGTCTGAGGGGTCGTGGAGCGCGCGCAGGCGCTACAGTGCTGCGTCCCGCGGATGTGGCGGAATTGGTAGACGCGCAGGCTTCAGGTGCCTGTGGGCTTCACGCCCGTGGAGGTTCGAGTCCTCTCATCCGCATCCGGCACGACGGCCCGCCCCCGGCGGGCCGTCGGCGTTCCGGGGCCGCGAGGCCCATGACGCGCGGCGGCGTGGGACGCGGGCGACGCGCAGGTGCTTGAGCACCGCGAGCGCGCGCAGCGTCTCCCCTGCCGGCCGGGACGAGCGCAGGTCGCCGCGGCGCAGGGCCGCCGCCGGGTCGAGCCGGCCGTCGAGCAGGCGCTCGAGCAGCTCGGCGGTGCAGCGCACGACGAGGTCGGCCCCTGCCGCCGCGGCCTCGGGACCCAACCGGGCCTCGCCGTCGCGGAGGTCCAGGACGAGCGCGCAGGCGGGCGTCCGGCAGACGAAGGCGACGCGCAGGCCGAGCCGGCCGAGTCGCGCGCGCAGCGCCGCGTCCTCGTCGAGCGCCTCGCGCACGCGCGCGTGCAGCTCGGCGCGCACCGCGTCGGCGTCGGCGAAGCGCGGGCGGTCGCGCTCGGCCTCGAGTGCCCGCTGCACGTCCGCCCACGACCCGACCGGCGGGATGGCCCGCAGGCGCTCGAGCCGGACGTCGAGGAACGGGTCCCCGCGCTCAGGGCCGGCGAGACCCGCCGCATAGGCGCGACCCGCGTCGGGACCCCAGGCGCACCCCGCGGCGTCGGTCGCCCAGTCGCTGGGCAGCAGCCGCACCAGCCACGAGGGCCCGTGGTCGCCGAGCCCGGCGGCGGTCCGCGGGTTGACCGCGGCGACCATCCCGCTGACGGGCGACCAGATCGCCAGCGGGCCACCGGCGACCGGGCGCAGGGTCCCGAGGCGGTCGCCCGCGCTGACCACCGACCCCGCCGGCACGAGCTCGATCGCCGCCTCAGCGCCGGCCTCCTCGACGAGCTGCGGCGTGAGCCCGGTCAGGACGCAGCCCAGGGCCGTCTCGAGCCACAGGTGCGCGTCGGGCACGATGCCGCGCGCCGGACCCACGAACGTGTCGGGCTCGATCGGCGGGTGCCCGGCCGCGACCGGCACCGCGCCCGCGACCCCGCGGCCCAGCCCGCCGGCGGCGGCGCCCGCGCCCCACAGGTCGGGCAGCGGCTCGCCGTGCTTGGCCGCCTCGGCGCTCAGCCGGGCCGCCGGGACGAGCGCCACGCGGTGGCGCGCCGCCGCTCGCTCGAGGCGCTCGAGCAGCTCGACGTCGGGCCGGTCGGGCACCGCGAGCGCCACGACGCACGCGTGCTCCGCACGGAACCCGGTGCGATGGACCTCCAGGTCGCCCCAGGCGGCGATGGCCCCCACGACCTGGTCGCCGGTGAAGCGCAGCCGCCGGTCCGACGGGTCGCTGAGCGCGTAGAGCCCGCACGAGCAGTCGGCCACCGGCGGCCGGTGCGACGCCGCCCGCACGCAGCGCGCGGTCGTCACGCCCGGCTCCCAGATCGCGTCGCGGAACGTCCACGCGCGCAGCACCCCGTCGTCGTCCAGGTGCCACGCGCGGAAGCCCACGACCGGGGCGTGGAAGCACGGCGCGTCGGTCACGCTGGGGCGGGCTCGGGCTCGCGCTCGGGCAGCGGCTCGCCCGCCGGCGCGGGCTCGTCGTGCGCCGGCTCGCGAACCGGCTCAGGCAGGCGCAGGGGCTCCACCCGGATGCGCCGCGACGGGCCCGGCAGGTCCAGCAGCTGCGGCACGGGGACGAGCCTACGACCGCGCCCGGACGGCGTCCGTGTGCGGTCGGTCCACCCCCGTTTCAACCGCTCGCCAGGTGGAACCCCAGACCTCGACGATCCTGCTGATGACGATGCTCGAGGTCGACATCCACCGTGACGCGACGGCGCCTGCCATGGCGCGCCGGGCCGTCGAGCGCCTGGGCGCCCAGCTCGAGCCCGAGGTCGTCCCCGACGTGAAGCTCCTCGTCTCGGAGATCGTCACGAACTCGGTGAAGTACGGCGGCGTGGGCGACGTGCGCCTCGTCATGGCCTCCGACCACCCGCGCCACGTGCGCGTCGAGGTCGTCGACCAGGGCGTCGGCTTCACCCCCGTCGCGCGCGACCGGCCCAAGACCGACGTCGGAGGCTGGGGCCTGCACCTCGTCGAGGCGCTCTCCCAGCGCTGGGGCGTGCACGAGGGCTCGACCCACGTCTGGTTCGAGATCGACCGTCGCGCCGCGCGCGACGGCCACGAGACCGGCTAGCCGTCGAGCCGGCCGCCGAGCTGCGCGCGCAGCGAGGCGATCTCGGTGACCGCGAGCCCGACGAGCGTCGAGCGGACGTCGGCGATCTCCTGACGGAGGTCGGCCATGTACATCGGGTCGTGGTCCAGGCCGCACAGCCCGGCGAGCGCCCGCTCGCTCTCGAGCACCTGGAGGTGCTCGCGAGCAGCCTGGGCGGTGTCGATGCCCTCGGTGACGCTGCTGCCGATCATGTGGAGGATCGTCGTCCCCGGCGCGGGCCCGGCACATGCGGCAGGCAGGCGAGCGCGGCGTACGGCCACCCGCACCGCCCTGGCGGGGCCGCCACCGACGGCGGTCCGGGCCGCCTCAGCGGTCGGCGCCCGCGGGGACGACGCGGACCGCCGCGATGCGCACGCCGTCGAGCTCCTCGACCGCCAGGCGCGTCCCCCCGAGGCGGACCTCGTCGCCCAGCTCGGGCCGCCGCCCCAGCGCCTCGAAGACCACGCCACCGGTGGTGCGCGCGCTCGTCGGCGGGAGCTCGACGCCGGCCCGCGCCAGCTCGCGGACGGGCAGCGAGCCGGGCACCCGCAGCACGCCGCCGTCGAGCTCCTCGACCGGCGACGCGGCGACGTCGTACTCGTCCTCGATCTCGCCGACGAGCTGCTCGATGAGGTCCTCGAGGGTGACGATGCCCGCGACGCCGCCGTACTCGTCGACGACGACGGCCAGCTGCAGCCGCCGCGCGCGCAGCTCGTCGAGCAGCTCGCGCAGCGGCTTGCCCTCGGGGACGACGTGCGCCGGGCTCGCGGCGTCGCCGATCGTGCGCGCCGGCGACGTCCGCGCCGCCGCCACCAGCTCGCGCACGTGGACCACGCCGACGAGCCGGTCCAGCGACCCGCGGCCCACCGGGTAGCGGCTGTGGGGCTCCGCGACCATCCGCTCCAGCCCCTCCTCCACCGTCGCGTCCGCGTCGAGCCACGCGACCTCGGAGGCGGGGACGATCGCGTCGCGCACGTCGCGCTCGCCGAAGTCCAGGACGTTGTGCAGCAACGTCTCCTGCTCCTCGGGGATGACGCCCGAGCCCTCGGCCTCGTCGACGAGCTGGCGCAGCTCGTCGGCGCTGCGGATCGTCTCGCCCGCGACGACCTCGCGGATCCCGAACGGCCGCAGCAGCAGCTGCGCGGCCCCCTGCAGGACCCACACCGCCGGGCGGAAGAGGACCGACAGCGCCTCGATGGGCCGGGCCACGAGCATCGCGAGCGTCTCCGCGCGGTCGAGCGTCAGCGCCTTGGGCACGAGCTCGCCGAGCACGACGGACAGGAACGTCACCACGCCGAAGGAGAGGACGAACGCGGCCCAGTGGGGCAGCGCGTCGCCGATGACCTCGCGCACGAGCGGTTCGCCCAGCGCACCGGTGAGGATCCCCAGCGCCGTGATCCCGACCTGCACCGTCGAGATCACGCGCACGGGGTCGTCCATGAGCCGCAGCGCGGCCTGCGCCCGCGCGCTCCCTGCTTCCGCACGGCCCGTGAGACCCGCGCGACGCGCCGTGACCACCGCGTACTCGCCGACGACGAAGAAGGCGTTGGCGCCGACGAGCGCGAGCACGGCCAGCAGCCGCAGGAGGTCGTCCATCGCCCCGGAGGCTAGGGCGTCGCCGCTCGCCCCCACGGCACCCGCGGACTAGGCTGGCGCTCCTCATGGACCTCGACGTGCGTGAGCCCGCCCCGGGCGTCCGGCGCTTCACCGTCCCGCTGGCGCTGCCCTCGCCGGACCACCTGCACGTCCACGTGCTCGACACGCCCGAGGGCGACCTCGTCGTCGACTGCGGCGCCGTCGGCTCCGAGGACGCGCTGAGCGCGGGCCTCGAGGCGGTCGGCGCGGCGCCCAGCCGGGTCCTGCTCACCCACGGCCACGTGGACCACTGGGGGCTGGCGACCACGCTGCAGGACACCGTGCTCGCCCATCCGCGCGTGGGCCCGAGCATCCGCCTCGGCTCGGCCGACCTCGGCGAGCGCCGGCAGGAGATGCCGGCGTGGCTCGACGTGGACCGCATGCTCGCCGCCTTCGAGGGCATGCGGGGCCTCATCGCCGGCATCCCGGAGGTCGCGCCGCTGGCCGACGGCGACCGCCTCGGCGACTGGGAGGTCCTGCACACCCCCGGCCACGACCCCGGGCACGTCTGCCTCTTCCGCGAGGCCGACGGCGTGCTGCTGTGCGGCGACCTGCTGCTGCGCGACTTCACGCCCAACGTCCAGCCCGACTGGAGCGGGGCCGACGCGCTGGCCGACTTCCTCGCCTCGCTCGATCGCATCGCCGCGCTCGACGTCCGGCTCGTCCTGCCGTCCCACGGCCCGCTCTACGAGGACGCCACCGCACGGGTGCGCCAGCTGCACGACCACCACGCGCGCCGGCTGGCGGCGCTCATGGCCAGCGTCGAGGGCGGGCCGAGGACGCTGCGCGAGCTGCGCGCGGCGGCCTTCGGCCAGAACCTGGACGCCTCCGCCGACCGCATGCTCGCGGCGATGGAGACCTTCGCCCACATCGACCACCTGCGCCGGCGCGGCGACGTCCGGATGGACCTCGCCTCCGGCACCTGGTCGCTGGCCGCCTAGGCGCCGCTGGGCGCGGGCGCCTCCTCGCGCTCGAGGACGTCGAACGACCAGATCTCGCTGGCGGTGCCGACCGGGCCGCCCTCGCGGTGCTGCGCGTGGCCGGCCTGGAAGTCGGCGCTGCGCAGCCACGCCTGGAAGTCCTCCTCGCTGCGCCAGCGCGTGACGACCAGGCAGACCTCGCGGTCGTCGTTGGGACGCAGGAGCTCGAAGGCCTCGAAGCCCGGTGCGCTGGAGACCCTGCCGGCGCGGGTGGCGAAGCGGTGCTCGAAGTCGGCGAAGCGCTCACGCGGGACCGTGATCGCGTTGATCTTGACGACGCTCATCGCGGCGGATCGTACGTCGCGTGCGAGGATCCACCTGTGCGAGGGGCGTGGGACCACCCGGCGCTGCGCGCGGCCGTGCCCGTCCTCCTCGGGCTGTTCTACCTGGTGACGGTGCAGGACGCCGGCCGTGGCCCGCTGCTCACGGCGGTGGGCAGCATCCTCGCCCTGGTGCAGGCCGGGGCGGTCGCGGCGCGCCACCGCCACCTGGCGGTGGCGGTTGCCGTCGGCCTGCCCGCCGCGTTGGGCCTCCAGCTCATCGCTCCCGAGGTCCTCGTGCCCTTCGGCGCGCTGTTCCTGCTGTGGGCGGTCACCGTCGCCCACGGGCCTGCGACGTCGGTGCCCATGCTCCTGGTCGTGCTCGGCCTGCTCGGCTCGGTGGCCGCGGAGCACCGCTCCGAGGACGTGCTGTTCCTCGGGGCCCTGACCATCGCGCTCTGGGCGCTGGCCGAGGCCTGGCGCGGCCGCGCCCGGGCCCTGGAGGAAGCCGGTCGTCGCGCGCTGGCCGACGAGCAGGCGCGCATCGCGCGCGAGCTGCACGACGTGCTGGCCCACAGCGTCTCGGTCATCGTCGTGCAGGCCGCCGCGGCCGACGACGTCTTCGACGACCGCCCGGACCAGGCGCGCGCCGCGCTGCGCGCGATCGAGGCCGCGGGACGCGACGCGCTTGGCGAGCTGCGCCGGCTGCTCTCGGCGGTGCGGCCCGGCGCGGAGGAGGAGGCGACCGCGCCGGCACCGCGGCTGGCCGAGCTCGACGCGCTGGCTGCACCGCTGCGCCACGCCGGGCTCGAGGTGGCCGTCCGCCGCGACGGCGAGGCGCGGCCGCTGCCGGCGGGCGTCGAGCTGTCGGCCTACCGCATCGTGCAGGAGGCGTTGACCAACACGCTGCGCCACGCCGGAGCCACCCGCGCCGACGTCAGACTGCACTACGCGCCCGAGGCGCTCGAGCTCGAGGTCGTCGACGACGGCCGGGGCGCGGCGGCGGCCACCAGGACCGGGCGTGGGATCTCGGGCATGCGCGAGCGCGCCGCCCTCGTGACCGGGACGCTCGAGGCGGGTCCACATCCGGACGGCGGCTTCCGCGTCCACGCCCGCCTGCCGGTGGAGGCGGCGCGATGACGGTGCGCGTCGTGCTCGCCGACGACCAGGCGCTCGTGCGCGGCGGCTTCCGGATGATCCTCGACGCGCGCGAGGACCTCGAGGTGGTCGGCGAGGCGGCGACCGGCGCCGAGGCCCTCGGGATCGTGGAGGAGCTCGACCCGGACGTCGTGCTGATGGACGTGCGGATGCCCGAGCTCGACGGGATCGAGGCGACCCGCCGGCTCGTCGCGAGCGGCGCCCGGGCGCGCGTCGTCGTCCTCACGACCTACGACGCCGACGACCACGTCCTCGCGGCGCTGCGGGCGGGCGCGAGCGGGTTCCTGCTCAAGGACGTGCGGCCGGCCGAGCTCGTCGACGCGGTTCGCGTGGTCGCGCGCGGCGACGCCCTCGTGGACCCCTCGGTGACGCGGCGCCTGCTGGACCGCTTCGCCGACCGCCTGCCCGACCCGGCCGCCGCCCCACCGCCGGCCCTCGACGAGCTGACCGACCGCGAGGTCGAGGTCCTGCGGCTGGTCGCCCAGGCCCTGACCAACGCCGAGATCGCCGAGCGGCTCGTGCTCACCGAGGCGACGGTGAAGACCCACGTCTCGGCGGTGCTGCGCAAGCTCGGGCTCCGCGATCGCGTCCAGGCGGTGGTGGTGGCCTACGAGGTCGGCCTCGTGCGCCCCGGCGTCTCCCCCTAGAGACGGACCCCAAGACCGTCCCGCAGACCGATGTGCGATCGGCGACGCCGCCGTACCGTCGGCGCCGTGATCGAGGTCCGCGAGCTCGTCAAGCGCTTCGGCGACACGCCCGCGGTCGACCGCCTGTCGTTCACGGTCGTCCCCGGTGCCGTGACGGGCTTCCTCGGCCCCAACGGCGCCGGCAAGTCGACGACCATGCGGATGGTGCTGGGCCTCGACGCGCCGACCTCCGGCGTCGCCCTCGTCGACGGCCGGCCCTACCGCGAGCTGCCCGCACCGCAGCGGGCGGTCGGCGCGCTGCTCGACGCCCGCGCGGTCAACCCGCGGCGCCGCGCGCGCGACCACCTGCGCTGGCTGTGCGACGCCGGGGACCTCCCGCGCTCGCGCGCCGATGAGACGCTCGAGCTCGTCGGGCTCACCGCGGCCGCGGGCCGCCGCGCCGGTGACTTCTCGCTGGGCATGCTCCAGCGCCTCGGCGTCGCGGCCGCCCTGCTCGGCGACCCACGGACCCTCGTCCTCGACGAGCCGATCAACGGCCTCGACGCCGAGGGCATCCGCTTCGTGCGCGGCCTGCTGCGGCGGCTGGCCGACGACGGGCGCGCCGTCCTGGTGTCGAGCCACGTCCTGCGCGAGATGGAGCAGACCGCCGACCGCGTGCTCGTCATCGGCCGCGGCCGGCTCATCGCCGACGCGACGGTCGAGGAGGTCACCCGCCGCGCGGCGGGGACCTTCGTCCGCGTCGTCTCGCCCGACGCCGCGCGGCTGCGCGCCGCGGTCCAGCGTGCCGGCGGCAGTGCCGCAGCCGTGGACGGCACGCTCGAGGTCACCGGGCTCGACGCACCGGCGATCGGCGACCTCGCCGCGGAGCTGGGCCTGCGCCTGCACGAGCTCGCGCCGCAGCGCGCCAGCCTCGAGGAGGCGTTCCTCGAGCTCACCGACGACAGCGTGGAGCACCGCGCCCACGCGGAGGCCGCCGCATGACCGGCGCCCCCGTCCCGTTCGTGGCGACCGTGCGCGCCGAGTGGACCAAGGCCGCGACGCTGCGCTCGACAGCGGTCGTCGCGACCGTCGCGGTCCTCGGGTCGATCGCGCTGACGGTCCTGCTCTCCGTGGTCGTCGGCGCCACCCACGACGACTGGTCGGCGGCCGATCGCGCCGACTACGACCCGCTGCTGTACAGCCTCACGGGCGGGCTGGTCAGCGGCGTCGCGCTCACCGTGTTCGGCGTGAGCGTGATGGCCGGGGAGTTCGCCACCGGCAACATCCGCGCGACGCTCGTGGCCACGCCCGACCGCCGGCGTGTGCTGGTCGCCAAGGGCCTCGTCGTCGCGGCCTTCACCGGCGCGGTGGGCACGGTCGCCGCGGTCGCGATGGTCGTCGTCGGCCAGCTCGTGCTCGGCGCCTACGACCTCGAGACCGCCGACCTCCTCACCGCCGGCGCGCTGCGCGCCACCCTGCTCAGCGGCCTGCTGACCTTCGTCTTCCCGGTGCTCGGCGTCGCGGCCGCGGCGGTCACCCGCTCGACGGCCGGTGGCGTCGGCGTCCTGCTCGCGCTGCTGTTCGGACCGCTCGTCCTCGGCAGCGTCGGCGCGATCCCCTCGTCGCTGGAGGACGTCCTGGACCTCCTCCCGGCTCCCGCAGGCGACGCGATCGCCATCGGCCACCTCGACGAGGGGGGCGACCACCTCGCCGCCGGGCTCGCCGTCCCGGTGCTCGCGGGCTGGCTCGTCCTGGCCTTCGCCCTAGCGGCGGTCGTCCTCGAGCGGCGCGACGTCTGAGGCGCCCGAAGCCAGCCAGTGGTCGAGCTCCAGCGCCAGCGCGACGGGCAGCAGGCGGTCGACGACCGGGCGCGGCAGCAGCGCCTGGGCGCGAGCGACCCGGTTGAGGACCGTGTTGCGGTGGGTGAACAGCCGCGTCGCGGCGCGGGTGGCGCTGCCCTGCTCCTGCAGGTGGACGCGCAGCGTCTCGCGCAGCTCCGGCTTGGCGCCGAGCAGCGGCCCGAGGGTCCGCTCCACGAAGCGCTGCGCGCGCTCGGCGTGCGCGCCGGCGAGGACCGCGACCTCCACCTCCTCGTAGGTCGTCACGCGCGCGCAGCCGGGGCGGCGGCGCGCCAGGCGCTGGACGTCGAGCGCCTCCTCGTGGCTGCGACGGAAGCCCGCGATGCCGGTCGCCGGGGAGCCGACGGCGACGTGGACGTCGCGCAGGCCGGCCTGCGTCAGCGCTGTGCGCAGCGCCTCGCCGTCGGGGTCCCCCGACGCGGGCGCCCACGCCCACATCGCCGTCGTCCCGAGAGGCACGGTGAGTGGCCGGACCGCGCCCAGCGCGCGGGTGACGACCTCGGCGGTGCGCTCGAGGACGCCGTGGCCGGCCTCGGCCTCGGTCGTCCACAGCACGACGGCCACGTGGTCGCGCCGCAGCTCGTAGCCGAGCCGGGCGCTCGCCCGCTGCTCGGTGATCGGCGCGCCCTCGAGGACGAGCTGGACGGTCTCGACCCGCTGGGCCAGGCCGCCGCCGAGGAGCTGGTCGCGCTCCCGGCCGACCTGCGCGTCGACGTTCACCAGGACGTCGTCGATGAAGTCGAAGAGCGAGCGGGCCGTCGCCTCGAGGGCCTCGGCCAGGACCGCTGACCACGGCGGCCGTGCCGCGGCCTGCGCCGTCAGCTCGCGCATCCACGCCCGCCACAGGGCGTTCTGCCCCAGCCGGTAGCCCGTCCACAGCACCTCGCGGTCCAGCCCTCGGCGCACCACGTCGCGGGCGATCTCCAGCGCCTCGGGCGTCACGTCGGGCCCGACCGTCCCGCCCGGGCGCTGGGCCATCGCCGTCAGCCACCGGGTGATGTTGGCGTGGTCGGTGGCGCGCACCTCGGCGGTCAGCTCGTCGTCGGCGGCGATCACCGGCAGGGCGCCGAGCACCGCGGCGTCGACCTCCGTGAACACCCGGGCCGGCTCGGCGACCAGCGCCTGCGCCGCGGCGCGGACGAGGTCGGCGGCGGCGGGCGACAGCGGTTCGACGGCGGTGACGGCCATGCCCGACGACGCTAGGCGCCCAGCACAACCGCATCCCGTCTTCGGGGCACAACGCCCAAGCGCGGCGTTGGCCTGCGGGGCTAGCGTCGGCCCACGTCATCTACGGGAGGAGCGGACGGGTGAGCACCCAGACGGAAGGGCGCGTGACGACCACGCGCGTGGCGATCATCGGCGCGGGCCTGAGCGGCATCGCTGCCGCGGTGAACCTGAAGGACGCCGGCATCGACGACTTCGTGCTGCTCGAGCGCGCCGGCGACGTCGGCGGCGTCTGGCGCGACAACACGTACCCCGGGGCGGCGTGCGACACCCCGTCCCACCTGTACTCCTTCTCGTTCGCGACGAACCCCGGGTGGCGGCGCTCGTACGGGCGCCAGGCGCAGATCCACCAGTACACCCGGGAGGTCGTCGACCGCCACGGGCTGCGCGCCCACCTGCGCCTCGACCACGAGGTGCTCGACGCCTCGTGGGACGACGACGCCCAGCAGTGGGTCGTCACGACGCCCGGTGAGACGGTCCGCGCCCGGGTCCTGCTCGACTGCGCCGGCCCGCTCGTCGAGCCTTCGCTCCCCGCGATCGAGGGCCTCGAGAGCTTCGACGGGCCGATGTTCCACTCGGCCCGCTGGGACCACGACGTCGCGCTCGCCGGCAAGCGCGTCGCCGTGATCGGCACGGGCGCCTCGGCCGTCCAGTTCGTCCCCGAGCTG
The DNA window shown above is from Conexibacter sp. SYSU D00693 and carries:
- a CDS encoding SCP2 sterol-binding domain-containing protein encodes the protein MTDAPCFHAPVVGFRAWHLDDDGVLRAWTFRDAIWEPGVTTARCVRAASHRPPVADCSCGLYALSDPSDRRLRFTGDQVVGAIAAWGDLEVHRTGFRAEHACVVALAVPDRPDVELLERLERAAARHRVALVPAARLSAEAAKHGEPLPDLWGAGAAAGGLGRGVAGAVPVAAGHPPIEPDTFVGPARGIVPDAHLWLETALGCVLTGLTPQLVEEAGAEAAIELVPAGSVVSAGDRLGTLRPVAGGPLAIWSPVSGMVAAVNPRTAAGLGDHGPSWLVRLLPSDWATDAAGCAWGPDAGRAYAAGLAGPERGDPFLDVRLERLRAIPPVGSWADVQRALEAERDRPRFADADAVRAELHARVREALDEDAALRARLGRLGLRVAFVCRTPACALVLDLRDGEARLGPEAAAAGADLVVRCTAELLERLLDGRLDPAAALRRGDLRSSRPAGETLRALAVLKHLRVARVPRRRASWASRPRNADGPPGAGRRAGCG
- a CDS encoding ATP-binding protein, which translates into the protein MEPQTSTILLMTMLEVDIHRDATAPAMARRAVERLGAQLEPEVVPDVKLLVSEIVTNSVKYGGVGDVRLVMASDHPRHVRVEVVDQGVGFTPVARDRPKTDVGGWGLHLVEALSQRWGVHEGSTHVWFEIDRRAARDGHETG
- a CDS encoding hemolysin family protein translates to MDDLLRLLAVLALVGANAFFVVGEYAVVTARRAGLTGRAEAGSARAQAALRLMDDPVRVISTVQVGITALGILTGALGEPLVREVIGDALPHWAAFVLSFGVVTFLSVVLGELVPKALTLDRAETLAMLVARPIEALSVLFRPAVWVLQGAAQLLLRPFGIREVVAGETIRSADELRQLVDEAEGSGVIPEEQETLLHNVLDFGERDVRDAIVPASEVAWLDADATVEEGLERMVAEPHSRYPVGRGSLDRLVGVVHVRELVAAARTSPARTIGDAASPAHVVPEGKPLRELLDELRARRLQLAVVVDEYGGVAGIVTLEDLIEQLVGEIEDEYDVAASPVEELDGGVLRVPGSLPVRELARAGVELPPTSARTTGGVVFEALGRRPELGDEVRLGGTRLAVEELDGVRIAAVRVVPAGADR
- a CDS encoding MBL fold metallo-hydrolase codes for the protein MDLDVREPAPGVRRFTVPLALPSPDHLHVHVLDTPEGDLVVDCGAVGSEDALSAGLEAVGAAPSRVLLTHGHVDHWGLATTLQDTVLAHPRVGPSIRLGSADLGERRQEMPAWLDVDRMLAAFEGMRGLIAGIPEVAPLADGDRLGDWEVLHTPGHDPGHVCLFREADGVLLCGDLLLRDFTPNVQPDWSGADALADFLASLDRIAALDVRLVLPSHGPLYEDATARVRQLHDHHARRLAALMASVEGGPRTLRELRAAAFGQNLDASADRMLAAMETFAHIDHLRRRGDVRMDLASGTWSLAA
- a CDS encoding antibiotic biosynthesis monooxygenase, translating into MSVVKINAITVPRERFADFEHRFATRAGRVSSAPGFEAFELLRPNDDREVCLVVTRWRSEEDFQAWLRSADFQAGHAQHREGGPVGTASEIWSFDVLEREEAPAPSGA
- a CDS encoding sensor histidine kinase, whose product is MRGAWDHPALRAAVPVLLGLFYLVTVQDAGRGPLLTAVGSILALVQAGAVAARHRHLAVAVAVGLPAALGLQLIAPEVLVPFGALFLLWAVTVAHGPATSVPMLLVVLGLLGSVAAEHRSEDVLFLGALTIALWALAEAWRGRARALEEAGRRALADEQARIARELHDVLAHSVSVIVVQAAAADDVFDDRPDQARAALRAIEAAGRDALGELRRLLSAVRPGAEEEATAPAPRLAELDALAAPLRHAGLEVAVRRDGEARPLPAGVELSAYRIVQEALTNTLRHAGATRADVRLHYAPEALELEVVDDGRGAAAATRTGRGISGMRERAALVTGTLEAGPHPDGGFRVHARLPVEAAR
- a CDS encoding response regulator transcription factor encodes the protein MTVRVVLADDQALVRGGFRMILDAREDLEVVGEAATGAEALGIVEELDPDVVLMDVRMPELDGIEATRRLVASGARARVVVLTTYDADDHVLAALRAGASGFLLKDVRPAELVDAVRVVARGDALVDPSVTRRLLDRFADRLPDPAAAPPPALDELTDREVEVLRLVAQALTNAEIAERLVLTEATVKTHVSAVLRKLGLRDRVQAVVVAYEVGLVRPGVSP
- a CDS encoding ABC transporter ATP-binding protein, whose protein sequence is MIEVRELVKRFGDTPAVDRLSFTVVPGAVTGFLGPNGAGKSTTMRMVLGLDAPTSGVALVDGRPYRELPAPQRAVGALLDARAVNPRRRARDHLRWLCDAGDLPRSRADETLELVGLTAAAGRRAGDFSLGMLQRLGVAAALLGDPRTLVLDEPINGLDAEGIRFVRGLLRRLADDGRAVLVSSHVLREMEQTADRVLVIGRGRLIADATVEEVTRRAAGTFVRVVSPDAARLRAAVQRAGGSAAAVDGTLEVTGLDAPAIGDLAAELGLRLHELAPQRASLEEAFLELTDDSVEHRAHAEAAA
- a CDS encoding ABC transporter permease, producing the protein MTGAPVPFVATVRAEWTKAATLRSTAVVATVAVLGSIALTVLLSVVVGATHDDWSAADRADYDPLLYSLTGGLVSGVALTVFGVSVMAGEFATGNIRATLVATPDRRRVLVAKGLVVAAFTGAVGTVAAVAMVVVGQLVLGAYDLETADLLTAGALRATLLSGLLTFVFPVLGVAAAAVTRSTAGGVGVLLALLFGPLVLGSVGAIPSSLEDVLDLLPAPAGDAIAIGHLDEGGDHLAAGLAVPVLAGWLVLAFALAAVVLERRDV
- a CDS encoding CdaR family transcriptional regulator: MAVTAVEPLSPAAADLVRAAAQALVAEPARVFTEVDAAVLGALPVIAADDELTAEVRATDHANITRWLTAMAQRPGGTVGPDVTPEALEIARDVVRRGLDREVLWTGYRLGQNALWRAWMRELTAQAAARPPWSAVLAEALEATARSLFDFIDDVLVNVDAQVGRERDQLLGGGLAQRVETVQLVLEGAPITEQRASARLGYELRRDHVAVVLWTTEAEAGHGVLERTAEVVTRALGAVRPLTVPLGTTAMWAWAPASGDPDGEALRTALTQAGLRDVHVAVGSPATGIAGFRRSHEEALDVQRLARRRPGCARVTTYEEVEVAVLAGAHAERAQRFVERTLGPLLGAKPELRETLRVHLQEQGSATRAATRLFTHRNTVLNRVARAQALLPRPVVDRLLPVALALELDHWLASGASDVAPLEDDRR